One stretch of Candidatus Bathyarchaeota archaeon DNA includes these proteins:
- a CDS encoding Lrp/AsnC ligand binding domain-containing protein, with amino-acid sequence MLAAFVFISTELGEEKNLLKQLRSISNVKEAHIVYGVYDIVVKVEAETMDKLKEIVALKIRSLSDVRSTTTMTVAEGIWKHLHNVRYIPK; translated from the coding sequence ATGCTTGCGGCTTTTGTATTTATAAGTACTGAATTGGGAGAAGAAAAAAATCTCCTCAAACAATTAAGAAGCATCAGCAATGTAAAAGAAGCACACATAGTTTACGGTGTTTATGATATAGTAGTCAAGGTCGAAGCTGAAACAATGGACAAGTTGAAGGAAATAGTGGCTCTTAAAATTCGAAGTCTAAGTGATGTAAGAAGTACTACAACAATGACCGTTGCTGAAGGAATCTGGAAACACTTGCATAACGTGCGCTATATCCCAAAATAA
- a CDS encoding molybdopterin-dependent oxidoreductase: MVEAMGEKDKIINISINGKVYSLEVNARWTLLQLIRDKIGKPNAEEHRRGLLGTPEGCCLGECGACTVIANGKAILACQTLAIAADGWKVTTIEAEDPFLRSIQDSFKEYTAFQCGVCTPGFIMSANALLDKNPSPTEDEVREVISGNFCRCGSYDRIIKAVMSASSSPLPEDVNKHYVGRLEPFMENMEGQGYSGLRHMGKRIPDANAEAIVTGKVNYTHNIKLHGMLHAKFVRSPYASAIIKNIESAINNFKSKNKKLSSRVRIFTGTSPEFANKFFIDEPLLAFNEVYYNGEPVAIVVAESIEDAEDAVYAINKELEYEERKRVVIDVEEAASEMPSEVVHEPKLITSPFEPERPNVINCLYVRSGSYTDTNNTDTVSEAIFNENAGVFVVEKEFDLHADPHAPIVHPNAVADYSNGSLTVWLDVQNISTMPYFAADFADVPSDKFILKGPQICAGGYGGKNVGFPGFYAAILTKAMKRPVRVMFNKQESMLHASRPWIKTKIKIGAKKKKSTNAETGESIENGEFTGIEVTFYNGGPYARLSKVILERAREAITCTYNWGPKDKEPNIMLTGYTSYTNHCNIMPYRGIGSLEAHFPMETAINMLAEKMKIDPLKLRLNNLVKEGEITALNEKVRSMGAEPCFKKIQQMMKDEWGPKTKVKEPWVVGRGFAAANKYSQGMMVENKIILKLKTYEKIDKKFEVEIIADSIDIGQGMNTISRQFVAEAFNIPIENVTKVEADTSKTPYTSNSFSSSATVDCGGAIISAANRAKDKLFRLAAPKLRVKTKDLETSDGLIRVKEAPNKSITWGDAIKPSSELEVEGSLNDRRKATPPGTSSQFPITGDDYVGPGSNDYLTGKALGPYYRLIRHMNYIASAVEVIINKETGELKLTKFIAGNDAIPVNPTLMEGQMIGGGLMAIANAMYEYPYHDKGRYLAKSLIDWKLPTILDLPKAGDFYTAITPIWGEFFGADWCRVSCPYGAKGVGEGTGAAAIPAMIDAIHDALKDHVKRPEDAWITETPATPDRILNILRKS; encoded by the coding sequence ATGGTAGAAGCAATGGGAGAGAAGGATAAGATCATAAATATTTCAATCAATGGCAAAGTCTATTCACTGGAAGTTAATGCACGCTGGACTCTTCTTCAATTAATTAGAGATAAAATTGGGAAACCGAATGCAGAAGAACACAGAAGAGGTCTCTTGGGAACACCCGAAGGTTGTTGTTTAGGTGAATGTGGAGCTTGTACGGTAATAGCAAACGGAAAGGCTATTCTTGCATGTCAGACTTTGGCGATTGCAGCGGATGGATGGAAAGTAACCACAATAGAAGCAGAGGATCCCTTCTTACGTTCTATACAAGATTCCTTTAAAGAATATACTGCATTCCAATGTGGGGTATGCACTCCTGGATTTATAATGTCGGCTAATGCACTACTTGACAAGAATCCTAGCCCAACAGAGGATGAAGTAAGAGAGGTGATCTCGGGCAATTTTTGTAGATGCGGATCTTATGATAGGATCATAAAGGCAGTAATGAGCGCAAGCAGCTCACCTTTGCCCGAAGACGTTAACAAGCATTATGTTGGGAGACTTGAACCCTTCATGGAGAATATGGAAGGACAGGGGTATTCTGGTCTTAGACATATGGGTAAACGCATACCAGATGCAAACGCAGAAGCTATAGTAACGGGAAAGGTTAACTACACACATAACATAAAGTTGCATGGGATGCTTCATGCAAAATTCGTTAGAAGTCCTTATGCAAGTGCAATTATAAAAAACATAGAAAGCGCCATAAATAATTTCAAATCAAAAAATAAAAAGCTAAGTTCACGCGTAAGAATTTTCACAGGTACCTCTCCTGAGTTTGCAAATAAATTTTTCATCGATGAACCTCTGTTAGCCTTTAATGAGGTTTATTATAATGGCGAACCTGTGGCAATAGTTGTTGCTGAAAGCATAGAGGATGCCGAGGACGCAGTATATGCTATCAACAAGGAATTAGAGTATGAAGAAAGGAAGAGGGTAGTTATAGATGTTGAAGAAGCTGCCAGCGAGATGCCATCAGAAGTAGTTCACGAACCAAAATTAATCACTTCACCTTTCGAGCCTGAAAGACCGAATGTTATCAATTGTCTTTATGTAAGAAGCGGCTCATATACAGATACTAATAATACGGATACAGTTTCCGAAGCTATCTTTAATGAGAATGCTGGCGTATTCGTAGTGGAAAAGGAGTTTGATTTGCATGCTGATCCTCATGCCCCCATTGTCCATCCTAATGCAGTAGCTGATTATTCTAATGGTTCACTCACTGTCTGGTTGGACGTTCAAAATATTTCTACAATGCCTTATTTTGCAGCGGATTTTGCTGATGTGCCTTCTGATAAATTCATTCTCAAGGGACCACAGATATGTGCTGGAGGTTACGGAGGTAAGAACGTTGGCTTTCCTGGATTCTATGCTGCCATACTTACAAAGGCGATGAAACGACCAGTAAGAGTAATGTTTAATAAACAAGAAAGCATGCTGCACGCATCAAGACCGTGGATTAAGACAAAAATAAAGATAGGCGCAAAGAAGAAGAAAAGTACTAATGCAGAGACTGGTGAATCAATTGAAAATGGTGAATTTACAGGAATAGAAGTAACATTCTATAACGGTGGGCCGTACGCTCGACTTAGCAAAGTAATACTGGAAAGGGCCAGAGAAGCGATCACTTGCACATACAACTGGGGACCCAAAGACAAAGAACCCAATATAATGCTAACTGGGTATACAAGCTATACCAATCATTGTAATATTATGCCATATAGGGGGATTGGTTCACTTGAAGCTCACTTCCCAATGGAAACTGCGATAAACATGCTAGCAGAAAAAATGAAAATAGATCCATTAAAGCTGAGGTTAAATAATCTAGTCAAAGAGGGAGAGATCACTGCTCTAAATGAGAAAGTACGCAGTATGGGGGCTGAGCCTTGTTTCAAAAAGATACAACAAATGATGAAGGATGAGTGGGGTCCAAAAACCAAAGTTAAGGAACCTTGGGTCGTTGGTAGAGGATTTGCCGCAGCTAACAAATATTCCCAAGGCATGATGGTTGAAAATAAGATAATACTGAAACTAAAAACATATGAAAAAATTGATAAGAAATTTGAAGTTGAGATTATAGCCGACAGTATAGATATAGGACAAGGCATGAATACAATTAGTAGACAATTTGTTGCTGAGGCATTTAACATACCGATTGAAAACGTTACGAAAGTTGAAGCGGATACATCAAAAACCCCATACACATCAAACTCTTTCTCAAGCTCAGCAACAGTAGACTGCGGAGGAGCTATAATATCGGCTGCAAATCGTGCCAAAGATAAACTGTTCAGATTGGCTGCGCCTAAATTACGAGTGAAAACGAAAGATCTTGAGACATCTGATGGTTTGATACGAGTTAAAGAAGCTCCCAATAAATCCATAACATGGGGTGATGCTATTAAACCAAGTTCAGAGTTGGAAGTAGAGGGTAGTCTGAATGACCGTAGGAAAGCTACGCCTCCTGGTACCTCTTCACAATTTCCCATTACGGGAGATGACTATGTTGGACCTGGGAGTAATGATTATCTTACTGGAAAGGCATTAGGACCATACTATCGGCTTATTCGGCATATGAATTATATTGCAAGTGCTGTAGAAGTGATAATTAATAAAGAGACTGGAGAGCTTAAGTTGACAAAATTTATCGCTGGAAACGATGCGATACCAGTAAATCCTACATTGATGGAGGGGCAGATGATAGGGGGAGGATTGATGGCTATTGCTAATGCGATGTACGAGTATCCATACCACGACAAAGGAAGATACCTGGCAAAATCATTGATTGATTGGAAGTTACCTACAATACTAGATTTGCCAAAAGCTGGAGACTTCTATACAGCCATCACGCCAATATGGGGCGAATTCTTTGGAGCAGATTGGTGCAGAGTATCCTGCCCTTACGGTGCAAAGGGAGTAGGGGAAGGAACTGGTGCCGCAGCTATCCCAGCAATGATAGATGCAATCCATGATGCTTTGAAGGATCACGTCAAAAGGCCTGAGGATGCTTGGATTACAGAAACACCGGCAACGCCAGATAGAATATTGAATATTCTCAGAAAGTCGTAA